The [Clostridium] celerecrescens 18A genomic sequence ATTCGGCATCTGATCAGAGCTATATTCTCGCGATTGTAGATGTAGATAAATTTAAAAATATAAATGATACATGGGGACATCTCGTGGGAGACCGCTGCCTGATAGAATTTGCTGAAATCTTAAAAGAATTTCATGAGGATATGACTGCCTTTCGTTACGGCGGCGATGAGTTCTGCCTATTGTTCCATGATAAAAGTATGGAAGAAGCGGAAGCCGTCTGCGGGGAGATCAAGGCCAGGGTGAATCGCCTGATTTTTGAGGACTATCCCCAGCTGATGCTGACGGCAAGCTTCGGGCTTGCGGCAATATCAGACCAGTTTGATACGGTAAGGCTTTTTATTCATGCCGACTCCGCCCTGTACGAAGCAAAAAGGGTTCGCAATGCTATCCGTGTCTGTTCGCTTTCTGCAACTGGGGCAGAGGCAATATTTAAATCCAATAGAAAAAGCCAGGAGGTTTCAGAAATGAAGGAATACGAAGCTCTTCTGGATAAAATAAAAATTTTCGAAAAGACATATGATGTCATGCGGATTGTAGATCCTTTGAAAAAGAGGGTGGTTGAAGTCAGAGATAATGAATGTTTAACGTCAGATACCACATGTCATAATTACTGGGAAACAGGTCGTTTATGTGATAACTGTATTTCTATGAGAGCCTTTCACGAGGATGATACTTTCTTTAAAGTGGAATATAAAAATAACAATGTTTTTATGATCACAGCAGTTCCTGTAAAGGTGAAAGGTATTTCCTTGGTGGTGGAACTGCTGAAAAACATTTCAAACAGCATGCTATTCGAAGAAAAGGATGCTGACAGAGACGTTAAGATTTTAACAATAGCTGACTTTATCAGCCAGGCAGCAGTAAAGGATACCCTGACTCAGCAGTACAACAGCAAAGGGAGTGATTAGGCAGACCGCTCAAATAGGAAAAGCTGCCTGCCATAAGGGAAGCATATATTATTTATACAGAGAAATGGTTATGTTGGAGGAAATCGTCAAGCATGAGCTTTTCGATTCCCGCCAAAATAGCGATTCCTATTCCATGGGGGTCGTTGAAACGCCATCCAAGCTGCTGGTAATAAGAGCGGCTGAAGGAGCAGCCGGAGCCCTGGCAGACACCGTAAAGGTCGCCCTTCCGGT encodes the following:
- a CDS encoding GGDEF domain-containing protein; protein product: MGFECFGFHTDKENLDDMYIRAVQEEYTKIDESWLKLHYKTSVVLVIFSLLVEIAMGVILVNSDMLSTTVYKYFIKFLIIPSGVNFTCIAIESLIMKSKRFSRKLKIYAVSLLFVGIGFILFTVHNTFTATYYIFAIAIMLTAIYADYRVTWAAALMSIASIMISELFLKWDTDKISIFENTHRLGDFLISLFVLIAFSIACMAVIRFERRKNNAAIHKEIERQLLQQSVDMDEMTGIYNRKAFRDRMKYMEDSASDQSYILAIVDVDKFKNINDTWGHLVGDRCLIEFAEILKEFHEDMTAFRYGGDEFCLLFHDKSMEEAEAVCGEIKARVNRLIFEDYPQLMLTASFGLAAISDQFDTVRLFIHADSALYEAKRVRNAIRVCSLSATGAEAIFKSNRKSQEVSEMKEYEALLDKIKIFEKTYDVMRIVDPLKKRVVEVRDNECLTSDTTCHNYWETGRLCDNCISMRAFHEDDTFFKVEYKNNNVFMITAVPVKVKGISLVVELLKNISNSMLFEEKDADRDVKILTIADFISQAAVKDTLTQQYNSKGSD